The following are from one region of the Raphanus sativus cultivar WK10039 unplaced genomic scaffold, ASM80110v3 Scaffold0293, whole genome shotgun sequence genome:
- the LOC130501802 gene encoding uncharacterized protein LOC130501802, protein MRHMKSPGCPLPSISNITHKDEYVDIAHHMGQLAGAINRAQFKFEDAVHNAPSAEELAQVTELVKANKTELNQTRALISDLQAEVKRLGSKCDAQQGTIESQLIDLQVKNRKIGELDAARKIAEYQVKELISTSQNSQKNKEAEVRLAVRRGKKEVAEAYNKILVIVKEKFSKKKDEVDLLVHAQEIQANTELLKDILDGEIKSTQDEYDNLVALMPEAVAAYEKAQVSDFSIGKLPLPQLSESSGTFEINMFNLSFSGEFGSNLGLVGSYSAPVETASGGSDKEMEEVPEEEDPAGKGAEKSSDDKEV, encoded by the exons atgaggcacatgaagagtcccgggtgtcccctcccctcgatctccaatatcacgcacaaggatgagtacgtcgatattgctcatcacatgggtcag CTGGCTGGAGCTATTAACAGAGCTCAATTCAAGTTTGAGGACGCTGTACACAATGCTCCTAGCGCTGAGGAATTAGCCCAGGTCACTGAGTtggtcaaggccaacaagactgagctcaaccagactcgggctctgatctcggatctccaagccgaggtgaagagacttggctctaagtgtgatgctcagcaagggacgatcgagagccagctgattgacctccaggtgaagaataggaagattggggagttggatgctgcccggaagatagccgagtatcaagtcaaggagctgatCTCCACATCCCAgaacagccagaagaacaaggaagctgaggtcaggctagccgtccggaggggaaagaaggaggtagctgaaGCCTACAACAAGATTCTGGTtattgtcaaggagaagttctccaagaagaaagatgaagttgacctcctggttcatgcccaagagattcaagccaacaccgagctcctgaagGACATACTGGATGGTgagattaagagtactcaagatGAGTATGATAACTTGGTGGCGCTaatgccggaagctgttgcggcgtacgagaaggctcaggtttCGGACTTCTCGAttggcaagctccctcttccccaactctctgagagttcaggtactttcgagattaatatgtttaacctctccttttccggagagttcggttctaatttgggattggtgggttcttactcagccccagtcgaaaccgcctctggaggtagcgacaaggagatggaggaggttcctgaggaggaagatccagctggcaagggagctgagaagagctcggatgacaaggaagtttaa
- the LOC130501803 gene encoding uncharacterized protein LOC130501803 has translation IKDPVKLSSKLTRALYRKLQHSPNTWVAYTTSRVGSARFPERYQASFPDSVTVAGLEVSEGDSILEVSSGASTSSKTQSQKMPIQPSFRSRGRSTKAASSSRGSDKNQGGSFLDSVKEVLDEGGSAPAKGVVSSEPKVQEVGLPSEVPMTEADPQPGSVWTIRGVWLL, from the exons AAATCAAAGATCCTGTCAAGTTATCTAGCAAACTTACCAGAGCTCTCTACAGGAAGCTACAGCATAGCCCTAACACTTGGGTAGCTTACACTACTTCGAGagttggatcagctaggttccctGAACGGTACCAAgcgtccttccctgattcagtgacggttgctggtttagaag tttctgaaggtgattccattctcgaagtttcctccggagcaagtacttcttcgaagactcaatcacagaagatgccaattcaaccttccttccgttccaggggtagatcgaccaaggctgccagctcctctagagggagtGATAAGAACCAAGGGGGATCCTTCCTCGACTCTGTGAAGGAGGTTCTTGATGAAGGAGGCTCTGCCCCTGCTAAAGGTGTCGTCTCTTCGGAACCCaaggttcaggaagttggccttccctccgaggtcccgATGACTGAAGCTGATCCTCAA CCTGGATCGGTTTGGACGatccgtggggtttggctactctga